ACTCCCTCCAAAAACTTTTAACGCCCTGCGGATCATCCCGATTTTGCTTGCAAAATCGGGATGATCCGCAGGGAATTAAAAGTCTTTGAAGGGGGTCTGGGGGAAACTTTCTACAGAAAGTTTCCCCCAGGGTAATTAATCAGAGCTTCCCTAAGCCTCGAGTCCCTTGTCGATGAGCTCCTTCACCTGACTCTTGGGCACGGCGCCCACCACCTGGTCGACGACCTTGCCGTTCTTGAAGAGTATGAGCGTCGGTATGCCGCGCACACCGTAGCGGCCAGGCGTGGCCGGGTTTTCATCGACGTTCATCTTGGCGAACTTGACCTTGCCGTCATAGGCCTCGGCCATCTCGTCGAGGATGGGCGCTATGGCCTTGCAGGGCGCGCACCATGTGGCCCAGAAGTCGACGAGCGCCGGTGTATCCGACTGGAGTATGGACGTCTCGAACGTCGAGTCCGTCACGTCCGCTATCTTCTCCGACAATTGAATCACTCCCTTCCGGTTTGGATTTCACGGCCGTGGAGGCAGGGGACGCCGGAAAGCCGGCCCTTCCCATCCACGCCCCTTCGTGGTCCCGGAGCTGAAAAGACCTTGTTTTTCCGAAAAATATAGACCAACCCCGCCCCGTTGTCAACATCTTTTACGGTCCGGGTCCGCCGTGGGTCTGCAAGGGCCCCGGCCGCTTCGGGACCCTCGCTGCGACTCTTTTCCCTTGACAGCCCCTGCGGGCCGAATACAAAATAGTGGGAACAGGAAGGGAGCCCGCCGGGTGAGCGAGGTCCCTTCGGGAACCGACGGGGTTTGCCACCGCCATGAAGGACCACACACTGCTTGAACTGCTCGAGGACGCGGCCCGCAAGCTCTCGATGAAGGTCGAATACGACGATTTGCGAAAGGGCGAGGTCAACACGCCGGGCGGCGCCTTCAGGCTCCGCGACGAGCGGCGGATCCTCATCCACAAGGGACTTTCGGCCGCCGAGAAGGCGGAGCTTCTGACCGAGATACTGTCAGACTTCGACACCGAGGCCGTGCACCTGCCCACCGAGGTACGCCGCAGGCTCGAAGAGGCGAGGGCCCGCAGCCGGGAGGCCGGAGAGAGCGGCGCGGGGCCGGCCGCCTGACGGTGCGAGCCGTGGCGCACGGGCCAGGCGCTACTCAAAGGAAGGGATTCATGTCACACCAGCTTCTCGACGGGCTCAACGAGCTGCAGCGCGCTGCCGTCACCTTCGGCGACGGCCCCCTTCTCGTCCTTGCCGGCGCCGGGAGCGGCAAGACGAGGGTGCTTACCAGCCGCATAGCGCGGCTCGTAAGCGAGGAAGGCGTCGAGCCGGGACGCATCCTGGCAGTCACCTTCACGAACAAGGCCGCCGGCGAGATGCGCTCGCGCATCGAGGAGCTCATAGGCGGCCACGCCCGCCACCTGTGGCTCGGCACGTTCCACGCCGTGGGGCTTCGC
This genomic stretch from Deltaproteobacteria bacterium harbors:
- the trxA gene encoding thioredoxin TrxA, with product MSEKIADVTDSTFETSILQSDTPALVDFWATWCAPCKAIAPILDEMAEAYDGKVKFAKMNVDENPATPGRYGVRGIPTLILFKNGKVVDQVVGAVPKSQVKELIDKGLEA